The Methylomicrobium agile genome has a segment encoding these proteins:
- a CDS encoding MEDS domain-containing protein has product MGDKERLMTISEAADLLKVSKASLRRWSNSGVLKSYRVGNRSERRFKLADLLAFVTTANGTSSLLETSGNAAASTEKAEAAFLGREPRKHICAFYKSPREQWQFFRSHFLDHIGGDARIVYLYHGDSQRVINWIRSEGLDFEASRGDKRLLLLSTAESYSIGGFFNTARMLEFWRNIAAEAKADGIKKLLLTGEMGWAHTDLPGHEQLISYEAELDQMLESHPWITVVCQYPVYQISGVTVYDNLCVHTHVQLSDRLAPCFSPL; this is encoded by the coding sequence ATGGGCGATAAAGAAAGATTGATGACGATCAGCGAAGCGGCCGACTTGTTGAAGGTAAGCAAGGCCTCGCTCAGAAGATGGAGCAACAGCGGGGTGCTGAAGAGCTACCGGGTCGGCAATCGTAGCGAAAGACGCTTCAAACTCGCCGATTTGCTGGCTTTCGTGACGACCGCAAACGGCACCTCATCGCTGCTGGAAACTTCCGGAAATGCCGCGGCTTCCACTGAGAAGGCGGAGGCTGCTTTCCTGGGGCGCGAGCCGCGCAAACATATCTGTGCGTTTTACAAAAGTCCGAGAGAACAATGGCAGTTTTTCCGCTCCCATTTCCTCGACCACATCGGGGGCGACGCCCGCATCGTCTATTTGTACCACGGCGACAGCCAGCGCGTGATCAACTGGATCCGGAGCGAGGGGCTGGATTTTGAAGCCTCGCGGGGAGACAAGCGATTACTGCTGCTGTCCACGGCCGAATCCTACAGCATCGGCGGCTTTTTCAACACCGCGCGGATGCTGGAGTTCTGGCGGAACATCGCCGCCGAAGCCAAAGCGGACGGCATCAAAAAGCTGCTGCTGACCGGAGAGATGGGCTGGGCCCATACGGATCTGCCGGGACACGAACAGCTGATCTCCTATGAGGCCGAGCTTGACCAGATGCTCGAATCTCATCCCTGGATCACCGTGGTGTGCCAGTATCCGGTTTATCAGATCTCGGGGGTTACGGTGT
- a CDS encoding Ig-like domain-containing protein: protein MPDANWNGSTAFDYKATDGALESAARTATINIAEVDVAPVANEVSVDGEEDAVSIAIQLSSNNNAAIYKAASLPQNGTLYQDAALTQAVAVDTPLAAAVLYFVPDHNWNGSSDFAYTATDGAAASEPKTVTIQVAPANDSPTGAVTISGQTSEGQTLTTGNTLADPDGLGAIGYQWLRNGDPISGANTSSYVIGQDDLGQSLSVQASYTDGAGTLESVLSNSLAILPAVNVTGQPVKGTLKGSDGGDVFDSAAAPGAKLAGGKGDDTYIVHDAGAKIKEAGKQGSDTVYSDVSYTLPNNVENLILTGTGNISGKGNALNNVLIGNAGDNILNGVKGNDTLTGGAGSDRFVFDTPLNAKKNVDTVTDFVSNEDKIALKASLFKKLGPSIEASEIWFKASGEAQGQKAYLVYDANTGVLAYDKDGGGKAAAVEIALIGVQAHEELQASDFVMI from the coding sequence GTGCCCGACGCCAATTGGAACGGTTCGACCGCTTTCGATTATAAAGCGACCGACGGCGCATTGGAGTCCGCCGCGAGAACCGCGACAATCAACATTGCCGAGGTAGATGTGGCGCCTGTCGCGAATGAGGTGTCCGTCGACGGTGAGGAAGATGCCGTTTCCATCGCGATCCAGTTGTCGAGCAATAACAATGCCGCCATTTATAAAGCCGCTTCATTGCCGCAGAACGGGACCTTGTACCAGGATGCCGCGCTCACTCAGGCGGTCGCGGTCGATACGCCGCTTGCCGCCGCCGTACTGTACTTCGTTCCGGACCACAACTGGAACGGGTCGTCCGACTTCGCTTATACGGCCACGGACGGAGCGGCGGCGTCGGAGCCGAAAACGGTTACGATCCAGGTGGCGCCGGCGAACGATTCGCCGACCGGCGCCGTTACTATCAGCGGGCAAACGTCGGAAGGCCAGACGCTGACCACCGGCAATACGTTGGCCGACCCCGACGGCCTGGGCGCCATCGGTTATCAATGGTTGAGAAACGGCGATCCGATTTCGGGCGCGAACACTTCGAGCTACGTCATAGGCCAGGACGATTTGGGGCAAAGCCTGTCCGTGCAGGCGAGTTATACCGATGGCGCAGGCACCCTGGAATCGGTACTCAGCAATAGCCTTGCCATTCTGCCTGCGGTCAATGTGACCGGACAGCCCGTTAAAGGCACGTTGAAGGGAAGCGACGGCGGCGACGTCTTCGACAGTGCCGCCGCGCCGGGAGCCAAGCTGGCCGGCGGGAAAGGGGACGATACTTATATCGTTCACGATGCGGGCGCCAAGATAAAAGAAGCCGGCAAACAAGGCAGCGATACCGTCTATTCCGATGTCAGCTATACCTTGCCGAATAACGTCGAGAATTTGATCCTTACCGGCACGGGCAACATCAGCGGCAAGGGCAATGCGTTGAACAACGTCTTGATCGGCAATGCCGGAGACAACATACTGAACGGCGTGAAAGGCAACGATACCTTGACCGGCGGCGCCGGTTCGGACCGCTTCGTTTTCGACACCCCGCTCAATGCAAAGAAGAATGTCGACACGGTCACCGACTTCGTTTCGAACGAAGACAAAATCGCCTTGAAAGCTTCGCTGTTCAAAAAACTGGGGCCCTCGATCGAGGCATCCGAAATCTGGTTCAAAGCCTCCGGCGAGGCGCAAGGCCAGAAAGCCTATCTGGTCTATGATGCAAATACCGGGGTATTGGCCTACGACAAAGACGGTGGCGGCAAGGCGGCGGCCGTCGAAATAGCCTTGATAGGCGTTCAGGCGCATGAAGAGCTGCAGGCGTCCGATTTTGTGATGATTTAA
- a CDS encoding putative Ig domain-containing protein translates to MSATLIGTASGNIDVQGDHDWIKAILNGNTLYRITTDIGIDLGELGFIPTGLLSVYDASGNPVGQAGVQLGFMPSVTGVYYIDVSGLLLTEGSGYTLTLASSPDDYTDNETTSGTIAAGGSAAGSLNVVGDRDWFKATLDANTLYQVSAEYTAANPGDSTWISIFDADGNVASGLGAAFMPATSGNYYISVSGTAEGDYALNLSESPDDYTNNPTTTGMIEVGGNATGILDIPDDQDWFKTTLSENTLYTMSVNYTEAGDQDVGWVFVYDENGVPVGVAGGSFMPSASGTYYLGVGGTAAGAYTLNLTSSPDDYTDNASTTGTAAVGESATGIINADGDRDWFQVTLNANQLYALSADYTAAGEQDTALVFVYDENGLPVGVSGSSFMPAVSGTYYLGISGTAPGGYTLNVEASPDDYTDNTTTTGTIEVGGSASGIFNLAGDQDWFKAALQANTLYAVTSDSGSAFFVIYDASGNIVGQTDAIGTKLGFMPAASGDYYIGIRSLTAGGNYTIDLAAVDDDYANNPTTAGVIDTGVVIDPNTPPTLEHALADQTAAEDSVFSYSVPEDSFADADAADTLSYAAAWVDGAGAPVGSGALPGWLAFDAESRTFTGTPGNGEVGQIHVKVTATDSQGASVAGTFTLTVTNVNDAPAADDVTVNDMENADSVKVTLQGSDVDSSVQYLVLSLPAHGTLYSVRP, encoded by the coding sequence ATGAGCGCGACATTAATCGGTACAGCCAGTGGGAATATAGATGTACAAGGCGATCACGACTGGATCAAGGCCATCTTGAACGGAAATACGCTCTATCGAATCACGACCGATATAGGCATCGATTTGGGCGAACTGGGATTCATTCCGACAGGGCTGCTGAGCGTCTACGATGCAAGCGGAAACCCGGTCGGGCAAGCGGGCGTGCAACTGGGATTCATGCCGTCGGTCACCGGAGTTTATTATATCGATGTCAGCGGATTGCTGCTTACGGAAGGCAGCGGCTATACGCTAACCCTGGCCTCTTCTCCCGACGATTATACCGATAACGAGACGACGAGCGGTACGATTGCCGCCGGCGGCAGTGCGGCAGGCTCGCTAAATGTCGTCGGCGATCGCGATTGGTTTAAAGCCACGTTGGATGCGAATACCCTGTATCAGGTGAGCGCCGAGTATACCGCCGCAAATCCCGGCGATAGCACCTGGATTTCCATTTTCGACGCCGACGGCAACGTGGCTTCCGGGTTGGGTGCGGCATTCATGCCGGCGACCTCCGGTAACTACTACATCAGCGTCAGCGGCACGGCAGAAGGCGATTATGCGCTGAATCTGAGCGAATCGCCGGACGATTATACGAACAATCCGACCACGACCGGTATGATCGAAGTCGGCGGCAACGCGACCGGCATACTCGATATTCCGGACGATCAGGACTGGTTCAAAACGACCCTGAGCGAAAATACGCTGTATACGATGTCCGTCAATTATACGGAGGCCGGTGACCAGGATGTCGGATGGGTGTTCGTGTACGATGAGAACGGCGTGCCGGTCGGCGTGGCGGGAGGCAGTTTTATGCCGTCGGCTTCCGGCACTTACTATCTTGGCGTCGGCGGCACGGCGGCCGGTGCCTACACGCTGAATCTGACGTCGTCTCCGGACGATTATACCGACAATGCCTCCACGACCGGCACGGCTGCGGTCGGCGAAAGCGCCACGGGCATTATCAATGCGGACGGCGATCGCGACTGGTTTCAGGTCACTTTGAACGCGAATCAATTGTACGCCTTGTCGGCCGACTATACGGCGGCTGGCGAGCAGGACACGGCGCTGGTGTTCGTTTATGATGAAAACGGTCTCCCGGTCGGTGTGTCGGGTTCCAGTTTCATGCCGGCGGTTTCGGGGACTTACTATCTCGGCATCAGCGGGACTGCGCCGGGAGGTTATACGTTGAACGTTGAGGCGTCGCCGGACGACTACACCGACAATACCACGACGACCGGCACGATCGAAGTCGGCGGCAGTGCAAGCGGTATTTTCAACCTGGCGGGCGATCAGGATTGGTTCAAAGCCGCTTTGCAGGCGAATACCCTGTATGCGGTCACTTCCGATTCCGGGAGTGCGTTTTTCGTCATCTACGATGCGAGCGGCAACATCGTAGGGCAAACGGACGCAATTGGCACGAAACTCGGCTTTATGCCGGCGGCGTCCGGCGATTACTATATCGGCATCCGAAGTTTGACGGCGGGCGGTAATTACACGATCGATTTGGCGGCAGTAGACGACGATTATGCCAACAACCCGACGACTGCCGGAGTGATCGATACCGGAGTCGTCATTGATCCGAACACGCCGCCGACCCTCGAACATGCGCTTGCCGACCAAACGGCCGCCGAAGATAGCGTTTTCAGCTATTCGGTACCTGAGGACAGTTTTGCCGATGCGGACGCCGCCGATACGCTGTCCTATGCCGCGGCATGGGTCGACGGGGCGGGCGCACCGGTAGGCAGCGGGGCGCTGCCCGGATGGCTGGCGTTCGATGCCGAATCCAGAACTTTTACCGGTACTCCCGGAAACGGCGAGGTCGGCCAAATCCATGTCAAGGTCACGGCGACGGACAGCCAGGGCGCCAGCGTAGCCGGCACCTTTACCTTGACCGTTACGAATGTGAACGATGCGCCGGCTGCCGACGATGTGACGGTCAACGACATGGAAAATGCCGATTCCGTGAAAGTGACACTTCAGGGCAGCGATGTCGATAGCAGCGTGCAATACCTGGTGCTGAGTTTGCCGGCGCACGGCACGCTTTACAGCGTGCGGCCCTGA